In Natrinema amylolyticum, the following are encoded in one genomic region:
- a CDS encoding alpha/beta fold hydrolase: protein MNWTGETGGDEGVDVAGPTDAQSIVFVHGAMFTRKMWLPQTRELSEEYHTVAPDLPGHGTRAGKPFRMEPAIDVLEEVFETHVDGSAVLVGLSLGGYAATEYAYRHPEQVDSLVLSGSSVNPVNTMQLGTRLTGGLTRLLTKPDLGKRAGEKLAARWVRNRELPPDIEREIIDSGFYPKQFGDAAPDIAGEDFRAKLSSYPGSTLILNGENDKLMRRGEQAHAKAARDGRVEVLAGVGHICNLHRPATYTDRVRRFVQQTVPAQR from the coding sequence ATGAACTGGACAGGCGAGACCGGCGGCGACGAGGGCGTCGACGTCGCCGGCCCGACAGACGCACAGTCGATCGTGTTCGTCCACGGCGCGATGTTCACCCGGAAGATGTGGTTGCCCCAAACGCGCGAACTCTCAGAAGAGTATCACACCGTCGCCCCCGATTTACCGGGTCACGGCACCCGGGCCGGCAAGCCGTTCCGAATGGAGCCGGCGATCGACGTCCTCGAGGAGGTTTTCGAGACGCACGTCGACGGCTCGGCGGTGCTCGTCGGGCTCTCGCTCGGCGGCTACGCGGCGACAGAGTACGCCTACCGCCATCCCGAGCAGGTCGACTCGCTGGTGCTGTCAGGGAGCAGCGTGAACCCGGTGAACACGATGCAACTCGGCACGCGGCTGACCGGCGGACTGACGCGGCTCCTGACCAAACCGGACCTCGGAAAGCGCGCCGGCGAGAAACTCGCGGCCCGCTGGGTGCGAAACCGGGAGCTCCCGCCGGACATCGAGCGGGAAATCATCGACTCGGGGTTCTATCCCAAGCAGTTCGGCGACGCGGCACCGGACATCGCGGGCGAGGACTTCCGGGCGAAGCTCTCGAGTTATCCCGGCTCGACGCTGATCCTCAACGGGGAGAACGACAAGCTCATGCGCCGCGGCGAACAGGCCCACGCCAAGGCTGCACGGGACGGCCGGGTGGAAGTGCTCGCGGGCGTCGGCCACATCTGCAACCTCCACCGGCCGGCGACGTACACGGATCGGGTCCGCCGGTTCGTCCAGCAGACCGTCCCCGCACAACGGTAG
- a CDS encoding YihY/virulence factor BrkB family protein, translated as MAARVEGSRVLDRKRGLAVTGEALRLARTEQLTLLAAGVAFYGFISLVPLMLLALGIAASIGGEALAARLTAAASDVLTPAARELLAETIVDDTGRQGATIVGILGLLWGSSRVLRGLDRAFSQVYGTAGEKSLLDTVWDATIVSIGIALGLVVVGLLELATRFVPGYGLSVVGQLFVVLGLIATFLPLYVIFPDANVSLREAAPGTIVAAIGWYTLSQSFSVYTGLVTGYAVYGALGAVFLVLVWLYVGSIILVFGAVLNAVLADREVDRQLQSPGHRQIPTEAMTDDATGADEGAAEDRASDRATARSASARTRDRSSDAEVLREEIERLRDRVDDFEADVEDRTVRKESLEGELKRYVRRRVRRGHAQDWGPYLVLLYGTAMSIAAFYFLEGVWAVLAMLVVWTSTLGVYVLMVLFGFGISLLGIPGRIRNLVGERRS; from the coding sequence ATGGCGGCTCGCGTGGAAGGGTCGCGCGTGCTCGATCGCAAACGGGGATTGGCGGTGACGGGAGAGGCGCTTCGGCTCGCACGGACCGAACAGTTGACGCTGCTGGCGGCGGGCGTCGCGTTCTACGGGTTCATCTCGCTCGTGCCGCTCATGTTGCTCGCGCTCGGAATCGCCGCATCCATCGGCGGCGAGGCGCTCGCAGCGCGGCTCACGGCGGCAGCCAGCGACGTGCTCACGCCGGCGGCCCGGGAACTGCTCGCGGAGACGATCGTCGACGACACCGGTCGGCAGGGGGCGACCATCGTCGGTATTCTCGGGCTGCTGTGGGGCTCGAGTCGAGTGCTTCGCGGGCTCGATCGGGCGTTCTCGCAGGTGTACGGCACTGCGGGGGAGAAGTCGCTGCTCGACACCGTCTGGGACGCGACGATCGTGTCCATCGGCATCGCACTGGGGCTCGTGGTGGTCGGTCTCCTCGAGCTCGCGACCCGATTCGTTCCCGGATACGGGCTCTCGGTCGTCGGACAGCTGTTCGTCGTGCTCGGTCTGATCGCGACGTTTCTCCCGCTGTACGTCATCTTTCCGGACGCGAACGTCAGTCTCCGCGAGGCGGCACCGGGAACGATCGTCGCCGCTATCGGGTGGTACACGCTGAGTCAGAGCTTCTCGGTGTATACCGGTCTGGTCACCGGCTACGCGGTCTACGGCGCGCTCGGGGCCGTCTTTCTCGTCCTCGTCTGGCTGTACGTCGGCTCGATCATCCTCGTCTTCGGTGCGGTCCTCAATGCGGTCCTCGCCGACCGTGAAGTGGATCGGCAGCTACAAAGTCCCGGACATCGACAGATTCCGACAGAAGCGATGACCGACGACGCTACGGGTGCCGACGAGGGAGCCGCGGAGGACCGCGCGAGCGACCGTGCGACCGCGAGGAGCGCCAGCGCCCGGACGCGCGACCGCTCGAGCGACGCCGAAGTCCTCCGCGAGGAGATCGAGCGGCTTCGCGACCGCGTCGACGACTTCGAGGCCGACGTCGAGGACAGGACCGTTCGAAAAGAGTCGCTCGAGGGCGAACTCAAACGATACGTGCGGCGGCGGGTACGGCGCGGCCACGCCCAGGACTGGGGACCGTATCTCGTCTTGCTGTACGGGACGGCGATGTCGATCGCCGCGTTCTACTTCCTCGAGGGCGTCTGGGCGGTCCTCGCGATGCTCGTCGTCTGGACCTCGACGCTCGGCGTCTACGTCCTGATGGTGTTGTTCGGCTTCGGGATCTCCCTGCTGGGGATCCCCGGCCGGATCCGGAACCTGGTCGGCGAGCGACGCTCCTGA
- a CDS encoding tRNA (guanine(26)-N(2))-dimethyltransferase: MRVTEGGVELEVPGEQTEGIEEAVFYNPRQELNRDLTIATLRAYREREDRATSYLDAMTASGIRGVRAAADGWDVTCCDVDEEAVDLAWANLERNDCDGARVEHRNVNALMHDEPFDVIDLDPYGTPMPFADAAFANCRDLVCVTATDTAPLCGAHFNSGVRSYSAIPRNTDYHAEMGVRILISALARSAARFDVGIEPILTHATSHYVRTYLELEHKPTASDAAINELGHLYHCEDCLYREADPGLIADPLERCPHCDGNRMLTAGPVWLGTVQDPTFIGAVRDEIPYTFDTAPEARELCDTLAAELDEPTHYDQHKLCRNWGLPANAMDEFLADLREAGYAASRAHYGGTTFKTDASVSEIRAATESNLG; encoded by the coding sequence ATGCGCGTCACAGAGGGCGGGGTCGAACTCGAGGTCCCCGGCGAACAGACGGAGGGCATCGAGGAGGCGGTCTTCTACAACCCGCGACAGGAACTGAACCGGGATCTGACGATCGCGACGCTGCGGGCGTATCGCGAGCGCGAGGACCGCGCCACCTCGTATCTGGACGCGATGACCGCGAGCGGTATCCGCGGGGTTCGGGCCGCCGCCGACGGCTGGGACGTGACCTGCTGTGACGTCGACGAGGAGGCGGTCGACCTCGCGTGGGCGAACCTCGAGCGAAACGACTGCGACGGTGCGCGGGTCGAACACCGGAACGTCAACGCTCTCATGCACGACGAGCCGTTCGACGTGATCGATCTCGACCCCTACGGGACGCCGATGCCCTTCGCGGACGCCGCGTTCGCGAACTGTCGCGACCTCGTCTGCGTCACCGCGACGGACACCGCGCCGCTGTGCGGGGCCCACTTCAACAGCGGCGTCCGCTCGTACTCCGCGATCCCCCGAAACACGGACTATCACGCCGAGATGGGCGTTCGAATCCTCATCTCGGCGCTCGCGCGGAGCGCCGCCCGGTTCGACGTCGGTATCGAGCCGATCCTGACCCACGCGACCAGCCACTACGTCCGGACCTATCTCGAACTCGAGCACAAGCCCACCGCTTCGGACGCCGCGATCAACGAGTTAGGGCACCTCTACCACTGCGAAGACTGTCTCTACCGGGAGGCCGACCCCGGACTGATCGCCGACCCGCTCGAGAGGTGTCCGCACTGCGACGGCAATCGGATGCTCACCGCCGGTCCCGTCTGGCTCGGGACCGTCCAGGACCCGACGTTCATCGGCGCGGTTCGGGACGAAATTCCCTACACGTTCGACACTGCACCGGAGGCCCGCGAACTCTGTGACACGCTCGCGGCGGAACTCGACGAGCCGACCCACTACGACCAGCACAAGCTCTGTCGGAACTGGGGGCTGCCCGCGAACGCAATGGACGAGTTCCTGGCAGATCTGCGCGAGGCGGGGTATGCGGCCTCTCGAGCCCACTACGGAGGAACGACGTTCAAGACGGACGCGAGCGTGAGCGAGATCCGCGCGGCGACCGAGTCGAATCTCGGCTAA
- a CDS encoding Cdc6/Cdc18 family protein — MPDSMDYFGSENEIFRNKELLQVSHLPDGDRIIGREDELTNLANAIKPATRGNTPNNVLVYGKTGTGKSLCSKFITNQAIDRAEGNDVSIGVAYVDCLQESTETQAVQSAGHQLNDQSKTDVSIPHSGLSTAEYYRRLWHIVDSRYDVALIILDEVDKIEDDDILMQLSRAVESGKLTESTVGVIGISNKIRYKDSLDERIKSSLCEREYVFSPYDATQIREILRTRADAFHEDVLEDGVIPRVAALAAREHGDARKAIDILRFAGEIAEETDRERVTEACVDQAHEREETSRLAELISKSPSHAKLVLEAMALLTQQKAEDNAPVTTNEAYDLYKRLCDRDGSEHLKLRRVRDILSELEFLSIIDQERKWAGKGKGNYMENRLIDDPDVIIAACNESD, encoded by the coding sequence ATGCCGGATTCGATGGACTACTTCGGAAGCGAGAACGAGATCTTTCGGAACAAGGAGCTACTGCAGGTCTCGCATCTCCCCGACGGCGATCGGATCATCGGCCGCGAGGACGAGCTGACGAACCTCGCGAACGCGATCAAACCCGCGACGCGAGGGAACACGCCGAACAACGTCCTCGTCTACGGGAAGACAGGAACTGGGAAGTCCCTCTGCTCGAAGTTCATCACGAATCAGGCGATCGACCGCGCCGAGGGCAACGACGTCTCGATCGGCGTCGCGTACGTCGACTGCCTGCAGGAGTCGACCGAGACCCAGGCCGTCCAATCCGCCGGCCACCAGCTCAACGACCAGTCCAAGACGGACGTCTCGATTCCTCATTCGGGGCTGAGCACGGCCGAGTACTACCGCCGCCTGTGGCACATCGTCGACAGTCGCTACGACGTCGCACTGATCATCTTGGACGAGGTCGACAAGATCGAGGACGACGACATCCTGATGCAGCTCTCGCGGGCCGTCGAATCCGGGAAACTCACCGAGAGCACCGTCGGCGTCATCGGTATCTCGAACAAGATCCGATACAAGGATTCGTTGGACGAGCGGATCAAATCGAGCCTCTGTGAGCGCGAGTACGTCTTCTCGCCGTACGATGCGACGCAGATTCGAGAGATCCTTCGCACTCGGGCCGACGCCTTCCACGAGGACGTCCTCGAGGACGGCGTCATCCCCCGCGTCGCGGCGCTGGCCGCCCGCGAACACGGCGACGCGCGGAAGGCGATCGACATCCTCCGTTTCGCCGGCGAGATCGCCGAGGAAACCGACCGAGAGCGGGTCACGGAGGCCTGCGTCGATCAGGCCCACGAGCGCGAGGAGACCAGCCGGCTGGCCGAACTCATCTCGAAGAGCCCCAGCCACGCGAAACTGGTTCTCGAGGCGATGGCGCTGTTGACCCAGCAGAAAGCGGAGGACAACGCGCCGGTGACGACCAACGAAGCCTACGACCTCTACAAGCGACTCTGTGATCGGGACGGCTCGGAGCACCTGAAACTGCGCCGGGTTCGGGACATCCTCTCGGAACTCGAGTTTCTCTCGATCATCGATCAGGAACGCAAGTGGGCCGGCAAGGGGAAGGGCAACTACATGGAGAACCGACTGATCGACGATCCCGACGTCATCATCGCAGCCTGTAACGAGTCCGATTAG
- the hisH gene encoding imidazole glycerol phosphate synthase subunit HisH, with the protein MSTVSSPQEQSLASVVIVDYGLGNLRSVTRGLERAGADVEITDDPAAFAAADGVVLPGVGAFREGVENADPLREDLLEVAESGTPLFGICLGMQMLLTTSEEGDNDGESAVQGLDLIPGTNVRFAEGQKVPHMGWNELHVQRDHPLVEGVDGNYAYFVHSYYAAPDDEDATVATTDYEREFPSIVANDEGTVFGTQFHPEKSGETGLQILRNFVEICADE; encoded by the coding sequence ATGAGCACCGTTTCGTCTCCACAGGAGCAGTCTCTCGCTTCCGTCGTCATCGTCGACTACGGGCTCGGGAACCTCCGCAGCGTTACTCGCGGTCTCGAGCGCGCGGGTGCCGACGTCGAGATCACCGACGATCCCGCGGCCTTCGCCGCGGCCGACGGCGTCGTCCTCCCCGGCGTCGGCGCGTTTCGGGAAGGCGTCGAGAACGCCGACCCGCTCCGCGAGGACCTCCTCGAGGTGGCCGAGAGCGGCACCCCTCTGTTCGGGATCTGTCTCGGCATGCAGATGCTGCTCACGACCAGCGAGGAGGGTGACAACGACGGTGAGTCGGCCGTCCAGGGCCTGGATCTGATCCCCGGAACGAACGTCCGGTTCGCCGAGGGCCAGAAGGTTCCGCACATGGGTTGGAACGAACTCCACGTCCAGCGTGACCACCCGCTCGTAGAGGGGGTTGACGGCAACTACGCCTACTTCGTCCACTCCTACTACGCGGCTCCGGACGACGAGGACGCGACGGTCGCGACGACGGACTACGAGCGCGAGTTCCCCTCGATCGTAGCCAACGATGAGGGAACCGTCTTCGGAACGCAGTTCCACCCCGAGAAGAGCGGTGAGACGGGACTACAAATCCTGCGGAACTTCGTCGAGATCTGCGCCGACGAGTAG
- a CDS encoding uracil-DNA glycosylase — MGEMEDLCVTECTRCPALVDSRSRIVNGGGPEDADLLFVGEGPGANEDEQGEPFVGRSGTVLDDGLRDVGLERGDVRITNCVRCRPPENRDPKKDELANCRGYLEQEISALDPEVIVTLGKVPSEHLLERSVAVTTEAGDLEEIRIDGEPRRLLICVHPAATLYDRSQEETFENALQRAADLAGVADSEGGQSRLDGF; from the coding sequence ATGGGAGAGATGGAGGACCTCTGTGTCACGGAGTGTACGCGCTGTCCGGCGCTCGTCGACTCTCGCAGTCGGATCGTCAACGGCGGCGGTCCCGAGGACGCCGACCTCTTGTTCGTCGGCGAAGGCCCCGGGGCCAACGAGGACGAGCAGGGCGAGCCGTTCGTCGGTCGAAGTGGCACCGTTCTGGACGACGGTCTTCGGGACGTCGGTCTCGAGCGCGGCGATGTCCGTATCACCAACTGCGTGCGCTGTCGGCCCCCCGAAAACCGCGATCCGAAAAAGGACGAACTCGCGAACTGTCGCGGCTACCTCGAGCAGGAAATCTCCGCCCTCGATCCGGAGGTAATCGTCACGCTGGGGAAGGTGCCAAGCGAACACTTGCTCGAGCGGTCGGTCGCGGTGACCACGGAGGCGGGCGACCTCGAGGAGATCCGGATCGACGGCGAGCCGCGTCGACTCCTGATCTGCGTGCATCCGGCGGCGACGCTGTACGATCGCAGTCAGGAGGAGACCTTCGAGAACGCCCTGCAGCGGGCGGCCGACCTCGCGGGCGTCGCGGACAGCGAGGGCGGGCAGTCGCGACTCGACGGGTTTTGA
- a CDS encoding DUF99 family protein, whose amino-acid sequence MKAGVRALGIAESYRGDRDCDRTRSTLAGAVVRADRVCDGLAYGTCRVGGTDGTDAVIEVIEELDRPDARYVLLGAIAPAWYNILALSRIREAVDRPVIAVTFEASDGLETGLRDAFSGPELEARLAVYRALPDRRELSVGDETVYVRHVGLEPAKADDVVRAFTPEGGRPEPIRIARMAARAADSYARSFE is encoded by the coding sequence ATGAAGGCCGGGGTACGGGCGCTGGGCATCGCCGAATCGTACCGCGGCGACCGCGACTGCGATCGGACCCGGAGTACGCTCGCCGGTGCCGTCGTTCGTGCCGACCGCGTCTGCGACGGACTCGCGTACGGCACTTGTCGCGTCGGCGGCACTGACGGAACCGACGCCGTCATCGAGGTCATCGAGGAACTCGATCGTCCGGACGCCCGGTACGTTCTGCTCGGCGCTATCGCCCCCGCGTGGTACAACATCCTCGCACTTTCTCGAATTCGAGAGGCAGTCGACCGGCCGGTCATCGCCGTCACGTTCGAGGCCAGCGACGGCCTCGAGACCGGCCTCCGAGACGCGTTTTCCGGCCCCGAACTCGAGGCACGGCTCGCGGTCTACCGAGCGCTGCCGGACCGACGCGAACTGTCTGTGGGTGACGAGACCGTCTACGTCAGGCACGTCGGCCTCGAGCCCGCTAAGGCCGACGACGTCGTCCGGGCGTTCACGCCCGAGGGCGGCCGTCCGGAACCGATCAGGATCGCGCGGATGGCGGCTCGAGCGGCGGACTCGTACGCTCGGTCGTTCGAATGA
- a CDS encoding DUF5786 family protein, with translation MGFGSYDESEQQEVDADFDDDDAVKSGENSHEGTIEFENGASSDELLDRLKEIKDESD, from the coding sequence ATGGGATTCGGGAGCTACGACGAATCCGAGCAACAGGAAGTCGACGCTGATTTTGACGACGATGATGCGGTCAAGTCGGGAGAGAACAGCCACGAAGGAACCATCGAGTTCGAAAACGGTGCGTCGAGCGACGAGTTACTCGACCGGCTCAAAGAGATCAAAGACGAGAGCGACTGA
- a CDS encoding MBL fold metallo-hydrolase, with protein sequence MEVHHVTEDAETFTCNAFLAVGEDGTATLVDAGAWEGVVDEIRSHTDELEAVVMTHQHGDHVAQLEAVCDAFAPEVYAYDDHPTRTQAIGDGDAVRIGDEEFDVVYTPGHADDHVSFVSDSSLFSGDVVVHDDGAFDYGSFGRTDMAGQSRERLIESIEDLLERMPEGTEHMYAGHGGVFHGDVRDVVTTALERAEKREPKYPDEQ encoded by the coding sequence ATGGAAGTCCACCACGTCACCGAGGATGCGGAGACGTTCACCTGCAACGCGTTCCTCGCCGTCGGCGAGGACGGAACGGCGACGCTGGTCGACGCCGGCGCGTGGGAGGGCGTCGTCGACGAGATCAGGAGTCACACCGACGAGCTCGAGGCGGTTGTCATGACCCACCAGCACGGCGATCACGTCGCCCAGCTCGAGGCCGTCTGCGACGCCTTCGCTCCCGAGGTGTACGCCTACGACGATCATCCGACGCGGACGCAGGCGATCGGCGACGGAGACGCGGTCCGGATCGGCGACGAGGAGTTCGATGTCGTCTACACGCCGGGTCACGCCGACGACCACGTGTCGTTCGTCTCCGACTCGTCGCTGTTCTCCGGCGACGTCGTCGTCCACGACGACGGGGCCTTCGACTACGGCAGCTTCGGCCGGACCGACATGGCCGGCCAGTCCCGCGAGCGACTCATCGAGAGCATCGAGGACCTACTCGAGCGCATGCCCGAGGGCACCGAACACATGTACGCGGGCCACGGCGGCGTCTTCCACGGCGACGTCCGCGACGTAGTGACGACGGCGCTCGAGCGAGCCGAGAAGCGAGAACCGAAGTATCCGGACGAGCAGTGA
- a CDS encoding 50S ribosomal protein L40e, with protein MASFDAAEKRMLEKMICMRCNARNSKRANRCRKCGYKKLRPKAKEARAA; from the coding sequence ATGGCCAGTTTCGACGCAGCTGAGAAACGGATGCTCGAGAAGATGATCTGTATGCGCTGTAACGCTCGCAACTCCAAGCGAGCCAACCGCTGCCGGAAGTGCGGATACAAGAAGCTTCGTCCCAAGGCGAAGGAAGCGCGCGCCGCGTAA
- a CDS encoding DUF367 family protein, whose translation MECHVYYEGDDDPEKCTARRLEKFDKAILHRSMGQVPYGVVLNPHAEQALSPADLEEGLGTLVALDCSWESAEEASFQMRGVHRALPFLVAANPINYGRPFRLTTVEALAGACCIFDEWERAEDLLEPFRWGETFLTLNEEPLRRYSECADSSEVVAVQEDYLADEEDEEVEEVE comes from the coding sequence GTGGAGTGTCACGTGTACTACGAGGGCGACGACGACCCCGAGAAGTGTACCGCGCGTCGCCTCGAGAAGTTCGATAAGGCGATCCTCCATCGGTCGATGGGGCAGGTTCCCTACGGGGTCGTGTTGAACCCCCACGCCGAGCAGGCGCTCTCACCGGCCGATCTCGAGGAGGGACTGGGGACGCTGGTGGCCCTCGATTGCTCCTGGGAGTCCGCCGAGGAAGCGTCGTTTCAGATGCGCGGAGTCCACCGAGCGCTCCCCTTTCTCGTCGCCGCGAACCCGATCAACTACGGCCGTCCGTTCCGGTTGACCACCGTCGAGGCGCTCGCCGGTGCATGTTGCATCTTCGACGAGTGGGAGCGAGCCGAGGACTTACTTGAGCCGTTCCGCTGGGGCGAGACCTTCCTGACGCTCAACGAGGAACCGCTGCGCCGGTACAGCGAGTGTGCGGACTCGAGCGAGGTCGTCGCAGTTCAGGAGGACTATCTGGCCGATGAGGAAGACGAGGAAGTCGAGGAAGTCGAGTAA
- a CDS encoding nuclear transport factor 2 family protein has translation MDSVALVRRYYDALDEHDYDALEALLSPEFVQHRPDRTFEDRAAFIAFMREGRPNPDTDHELESVIAEADQVAVRGRVIDDGATLFEFADFFDLSAGEIRCLETYSR, from the coding sequence ATGGATTCGGTCGCTCTCGTCCGGCGATACTACGACGCGCTCGACGAGCACGATTACGACGCACTCGAGGCGCTCCTCTCGCCCGAGTTCGTCCAGCACCGGCCTGACCGGACGTTCGAGGACCGCGCGGCGTTCATCGCGTTCATGCGCGAGGGGCGACCGAACCCGGACACGGACCACGAACTCGAGTCGGTGATCGCCGAGGCCGACCAGGTCGCGGTTCGCGGCCGCGTGATCGATGACGGAGCGACGTTGTTCGAGTTCGCTGACTTCTTCGACCTATCGGCGGGAGAGATCCGCTGCCTCGAGACGTACTCGCGGTGA
- a CDS encoding MBL fold metallo-hydrolase: MVTTFSADRLAELRDEDADFVLLDTRPADSYDAWHIPEAVNFPFDPDAELDGRLEELRDVVGDTERVITVCAKGLSSGNLATRLESATDEYDVATVDGGMKGWSGVYDHVAVDVGGDLTVVQLQRRAKGCLGYVVGCAATGEAVVVDPTADTDEYAVAAEEAGLTVAGVIDTHVHADHVSGGRNLADDLAVPYYLGERASDRDVKYEYTPLERNEVLEVGEREIKALFAPGHTSEMIDLLVDDRALLTADTLHVDSTGRTELEFSDDEGQRGARLLYETLHRTILAEPESVVVLPGHVTVTADGEFEHGAPGQAIRTTIRDARTEIDLLGLEENEFVDRMADAGEKPSNYEEIIECNRGVRELPPEERVELELGPNNCSA, translated from the coding sequence ATGGTCACCACGTTCTCCGCCGATCGGCTCGCGGAACTGCGGGACGAAGACGCGGATTTCGTCCTCCTCGATACCCGTCCCGCCGACAGCTACGACGCTTGGCACATCCCGGAGGCGGTCAACTTCCCCTTCGACCCGGACGCGGAGCTCGACGGTCGCCTCGAGGAGCTCCGAGACGTCGTCGGCGACACCGAGCGCGTGATCACCGTCTGTGCGAAGGGGCTCTCGTCGGGCAACCTGGCGACGCGCCTCGAGTCGGCGACCGACGAGTACGACGTGGCGACCGTCGACGGCGGAATGAAGGGCTGGAGCGGCGTTTATGATCACGTTGCGGTCGACGTCGGAGGCGACCTGACGGTCGTCCAACTCCAGCGTCGCGCGAAGGGGTGTCTGGGCTACGTTGTCGGCTGTGCGGCCACGGGCGAGGCCGTCGTCGTCGATCCGACGGCCGACACCGACGAGTACGCGGTCGCGGCCGAGGAGGCCGGTCTCACGGTCGCGGGCGTGATCGATACCCACGTCCACGCCGATCACGTCTCCGGCGGTCGCAACCTCGCCGACGACCTCGCGGTGCCGTACTACCTCGGGGAGCGAGCCAGCGACCGCGACGTCAAGTACGAGTACACGCCGCTCGAGCGCAACGAGGTGCTCGAGGTGGGCGAGCGCGAGATCAAGGCCCTTTTCGCGCCCGGCCACACGAGCGAGATGATCGATTTGCTCGTGGACGACCGAGCGCTGTTGACCGCCGATACGCTCCACGTCGATTCGACTGGGCGGACGGAACTCGAATTTAGCGACGACGAAGGGCAGCGGGGAGCCAGACTCCTCTACGAGACGCTCCACCGAACGATTCTGGCCGAGCCCGAAAGCGTCGTCGTGCTGCCGGGTCACGTCACGGTTACCGCCGATGGCGAGTTCGAGCACGGCGCGCCAGGCCAGGCGATCCGGACGACGATCCGCGACGCACGGACAGAAATCGACCTGCTCGGACTCGAGGAAAACGAGTTCGTCGACCGCATGGCCGACGCCGGCGAGAAGCCGTCGAACTACGAGGAAATCATCGAGTGCAACCGCGGCGTTCGGGAACTGCCGCCCGAAGAGCGGGTCGAACTCGAGCTCGGACCGAACAACTGTTCCGCGTGA